A genomic window from Aricia agestis chromosome 8, ilAriAges1.1, whole genome shotgun sequence includes:
- the LOC121729823 gene encoding endothelial differentiation-related factor 1 homolog, producing the protein MSDWDTVTILRKKPPKASALKTEQAVNAARRQGLPVETQQKYGAGTNKQHGTTKNTAKLDRETEELKHEKIPLDLGKLIMQGRQAKGMSQKDLATKICEKPQIVNDYEAGRGIPNNIVLGKIERAIGIKLRGKDRGQPLQPPGEKK; encoded by the coding sequence ATGTCTGATTGGGATACAGTAACAATTTTGCGTAAGAAGCCACCGAAAGCATCTGCCTTAAAGACTGAACAAGCTGTAAATGCTGCTCGACGACAAGGTTTACCTGtagaaactcaacaaaagtatGGTGCCGGAACAAATAAACAGCATGGAACAACGAAAAATACAGCTAAACTCGACCGAGAAACCGAAGAACTCAAACATGAAAAAATACCATTGGACTTAGGCAAATTGATAATGCAAGGACGACAAGCTAAAGGAATGAGTCAAAAAGATTTGGCCacaaaaatatgtgaaaaaCCACAAATCGTTAATGACTATGAAGCTGGTCGTGGTATTCCAAATAATATTGTGCTCGGGAAAATCGAGAGAGCAATTGGAATAAAACTTCGTGGAAAAGATCGTGGCCAACCGCTACAGCCTCCTGGAGAAAAGAAATAA
- the LOC121729821 gene encoding general transcription factor 3C polypeptide 6 isoform X2 produces the protein MASENSDSEEEILVYAEFKDNINIDNHKNLHVLGIDTKSPVFQLDDTFYIGKFENPFGTYMFFGEDPSPRSLDPLFDKLPDKSLQYICKTRKFLTLQHALITPKEGTGSQIF, from the exons atggCTTCCGAAAATTCTGATTCAGAAGAAGAAATTTTGGTGTATGCGGAGTTCAAAGACAATATCAATATAGATAACCATAAAAACTTACATGTTTTAGGAATTGATACAAAAAGTCCAGTATTTCAATTGGATGATACTTTTTACATAG GTAAATTTGAAAATCCTTTCGGCACATATATGTTTTTTGGTGAAGATCCTTCACCACGGAGCTTAGACCCGTTGTTTGATAAACTGCCAGACAAAAGTCTACAATACATATGTAAAACTAGGAAGTTTTTAACCTTACAACATGCACTTATAACTCCCAAAGAAG GAACTGGCAGCCAGATCTTCTAA
- the LOC121729821 gene encoding general transcription factor 3C polypeptide 6 isoform X1 — translation MASENSDSEEEILVYAEFKDNINIDNHKNLHVLGIDTKSPVFQLDDTFYIGKFENPFGTYMFFGEDPSPRSLDPLFDKLPDKSLQYICKTRKFLTLQHALITPKEGQEKQTEQSEPEDNYNTAPIKFQSIPEALEHFRKEWCDNKELIKK, via the exons atggCTTCCGAAAATTCTGATTCAGAAGAAGAAATTTTGGTGTATGCGGAGTTCAAAGACAATATCAATATAGATAACCATAAAAACTTACATGTTTTAGGAATTGATACAAAAAGTCCAGTATTTCAATTGGATGATACTTTTTACATAG GTAAATTTGAAAATCCTTTCGGCACATATATGTTTTTTGGTGAAGATCCTTCACCACGGAGCTTAGACCCGTTGTTTGATAAACTGCCAGACAAAAGTCTACAATACATATGTAAAACTAGGAAGTTTTTAACCTTACAACATGCACTTATAACTCCCAAAGAAG GCCAAGAAAAACAAACTGAGCAATCGGAACCAGaagataattataatacagCACCAATAAAGTTTCAAAGTATACCTGAAGCATTAGAACATTTTAGAAAAGAATGGTGTGATAATAAAgaattaataaagaaataa